One window of uncultured Methanoregula sp. genomic DNA carries:
- a CDS encoding PH domain-containing protein: MRSSPVFPLNTPFKPSAALKVSLTVNIILFLLLIFCFSVFPIILASGISPNLLLLTAIFIVAIIAICLAWVNLYYESMWYELREDEMSWKRGIWFRTTGIVPYNRITNLDIRQGPVMRALGISTLAIQTAGYSGQVAAEIKIEGVENAEELRELIRSMVRQTSQHGDGTGGEKPHPATTDQRILDELTRIRILLEEQKK; the protein is encoded by the coding sequence ATGCGATCGAGCCCGGTTTTTCCTTTAAACACACCGTTCAAACCCTCCGCGGCGCTCAAAGTGAGCCTGACCGTGAATATTATCCTGTTCCTGCTGCTGATCTTCTGCTTTTCGGTCTTCCCGATCATCCTTGCGAGCGGGATCAGCCCGAACCTCCTCCTGCTCACAGCTATTTTCATCGTCGCTATCATCGCGATCTGCCTTGCCTGGGTGAACCTGTACTACGAGAGCATGTGGTACGAGCTCCGCGAGGATGAGATGAGCTGGAAACGCGGCATATGGTTCAGGACAACCGGCATTGTGCCCTATAACCGGATCACCAACCTGGATATCCGGCAGGGCCCGGTGATGCGTGCCCTCGGCATTTCCACGCTTGCCATCCAGACCGCGGGATATTCCGGCCAGGTGGCAGCCGAGATCAAGATTGAAGGAGTCGAGAATGCTGAAGAACTCAGGGAACTTATCCGGTCCATGGTGCGGCAGACTTCGCAGCATGGTGACGGGACCGGTGGAGAAAAACCCCACCCGGCAACCACCGACCAGAGAATTCTCGATGAGCTGACCCGGATCAGGATCCTTCTCGAAGAGCAGAAAAAGTAG
- a CDS encoding zinc ribbon domain-containing protein, with amino-acid sequence MGDPEFHTNETLLLRTPGINVKSIPFEGVLTDQRVILIDRARNVLPPRDIPLATVRQVVAGENAIRDPTLTFYVAGNNNETRQMVLTFMREAGGNRVKERDEWLQNLEYYIARARAAAAASAVPSTPSMMSGSIPPRTDGANIPKKRIIENMPREETVHDNRIEIPAPFTHEPPAAAMPETIFCIRCGNRVSSDSAFCNRCGAPVIPPAASPYAAPAPVAPAAPAPVNVYTAHEPPAVATRRPDAYPAPDAVRIPPQEIPRAAADPLDRIVAPTSRKSPEPAPSEKPKKQGFIPRLFSPKARSASRKSEPPAPVAPAPKKPRRSGGLPWKKIFLAIGVLVLVIAVIAVGVLVVYPMISNSGSSTPSTGGSGGSSSSATPTPATTSSAGQGTLSAQASWTPLITAEPTTATVPSTGVQVHISYLGGWKGTYGLTSSPQTVQSSGDRVYEIVNATGAIQASFAKTDSSTKHDIVVEIYKDGKLLTKGSTSAAYGKVTLAADATTGAVQPAVTSGSGAATTTQATNATAKTTTNTTIKTTAAMTAIKTTAKAA; translated from the coding sequence ATGGGCGATCCAGAATTTCATACTAATGAAACACTCCTTCTGCGGACGCCAGGGATCAATGTCAAGTCGATCCCTTTCGAAGGAGTCCTGACCGATCAGCGTGTCATCCTCATTGACCGGGCCAGGAACGTGCTTCCCCCCCGGGATATACCGCTTGCCACGGTCAGGCAGGTAGTGGCCGGTGAGAATGCGATCCGGGACCCGACCCTCACGTTTTATGTTGCGGGAAACAACAACGAGACCCGGCAGATGGTCCTTACGTTCATGCGTGAGGCTGGCGGGAACCGCGTCAAGGAACGGGATGAATGGCTGCAGAACCTCGAGTATTATATTGCCCGGGCCCGTGCAGCCGCTGCCGCATCAGCCGTCCCTTCAACGCCGTCGATGATGTCCGGATCCATACCGCCGCGAACCGATGGCGCCAATATCCCCAAAAAGCGGATCATCGAGAATATGCCCCGTGAAGAGACGGTTCACGATAACCGGATTGAAATCCCTGCCCCGTTCACCCACGAGCCCCCGGCTGCCGCGATGCCCGAGACCATCTTCTGCATACGCTGCGGGAACCGGGTATCTTCGGATTCCGCGTTCTGCAACCGCTGCGGAGCCCCGGTTATCCCTCCCGCCGCCTCCCCGTATGCAGCCCCCGCTCCGGTTGCACCAGCAGCACCGGCGCCCGTGAATGTCTATACCGCGCATGAACCGCCGGCAGTGGCAACCCGCAGGCCCGATGCCTACCCTGCTCCCGATGCGGTCCGGATACCCCCCCAGGAAATTCCCCGTGCAGCTGCCGATCCCCTGGACCGTATCGTTGCTCCCACCTCCCGTAAATCCCCGGAACCCGCGCCTTCAGAGAAACCCAAAAAACAGGGCTTCATCCCCCGGCTCTTCTCCCCGAAAGCGCGCTCCGCCTCCCGCAAGAGCGAACCGCCCGCTCCCGTTGCCCCAGCGCCCAAAAAACCGCGTCGCAGCGGCGGATTGCCCTGGAAGAAGATCTTCCTTGCAATCGGGGTTCTTGTCCTTGTCATCGCCGTGATAGCTGTTGGCGTCCTGGTTGTCTACCCGATGATCTCCAACAGTGGATCTTCAACCCCGTCGACCGGTGGTTCGGGCGGGAGCTCATCCTCTGCGACACCCACGCCGGCCACAACCAGCAGTGCCGGGCAGGGTACCCTGTCTGCCCAGGCCTCATGGACCCCCCTGATAACCGCTGAACCAACAACCGCAACGGTTCCTTCCACGGGAGTCCAGGTGCATATCAGTTATCTCGGCGGGTGGAAAGGAACGTATGGCCTTACCTCAAGTCCGCAAACGGTCCAGAGCTCCGGTGACCGGGTCTATGAGATCGTGAATGCCACCGGTGCCATCCAGGCAAGTTTCGCCAAGACCGACAGTTCGACCAAGCACGACATAGTTGTCGAGATTTACAAGGATGGCAAACTCCTCACGAAGGGTTCGACCAGTGCCGCATATGGTAAAGTAACCCTTGCTGCCGATGCAACAACCGGCGCGGTGCAGCCCGCGGTCACCAGTGGATCCGGTGCCGCAACCACTACGCAGGCAACGAATGCCACGGCAAAAACCACGACAAATACTACAATAAAAACCACTGCTGCCATGACAGCCATAAAAACTACCGCGAAAGCAGCATGA